In bacterium, the DNA window TTCGTCCTTTGAATAAGCTCGTGCAAGAGACTCTTCCAATCTTCCTCGGTCAAGGCCGCATTCAATGCCGATCGGTAGAAGATGCGTGCCGCCTCGCTCCCCTTCAAGGTTTCTCCGAATTCGGGCGGGACCTTTCCGGCAAGGGCGATCAGCTCGTCTGCATCAGTTTCCAGGATACGAGCAAGCTGGAGGATGGCCGCAACGGATGGGGGGGGCGTCTTGTCGTTCTCGATCTTGCTCAAGTAGGTGAAGTCGAAGCCGCGCCGATCATCTGCTTTCAATCGAGCGGCCACCTTCTCTGCAAGATCACGCTGGGTAAGGTTCCTGCTTTTCCGAATCTCCCGGAGCCTTTCCCCGAATGTGGCGGGCTTGGACATGGAAAAGGATACTGCCAGATGTTGAGTTGAATGTCAACACACAATCTCGCTCTTCACAGTTTTTCCATCCTTTCTGTCCCCACAAACGATGAAAAAGGGCCTTTTACCTTATAGGAGGCCTGTCGTTCGTCCACCGAAGAATTGCCTTGATTCGACATACCCCCCGAGGTAGGAGTGTGAGCAACAAAAGGAGAAAACACATTGAAACACAACTACTTAGGAGGTGAAAAGAAGATGGAAAAGGAGACCGGATACTCGGCGGGACCATTCACGGTGGACGAAATCGGGTTCCTTCAGATCGCCGATGCGAAGGTCCTGGCGGCGGTCGCCCGGGGGGAGATCGACTTAAACCGAATCGCCAGGGAGGAGTTGGCGGCCCGGGGGCTCGGGCTCAACGGGGAATGGGTCGGATTCCAGAAGGCCCGCACGATCCACGGGCTGGACAAATAGGGAGGGGGCGATGACCTACCAGGTATCTGTTCGGTGCTCCACGGGGGGGTGGGTGTTCCATTTCCAGACCAGAGAAGAAGCCTCCGCATACGCTCGCGCCATCCGCACCGGAGGCAACACCGCGAAGTTACGAATCGCGGATAGGGAGAAATCACGATGAGAAATGTCCCAACGACGAGTAGGAAGCAGAAGGCCGAGGAACCGAAGGTGACCTGCCCGATATGTGGCGCGACCGAGAAAGAGAAGGACAACCAGCCGGAGATTGGGATGTGCTCCCGGTGCTGGTGGTACCTCGCTCCGGAGGCGGGCGGGGTGGACCACGGGCTGTTCATGCTCCGGATCCAGACTCGGGACGATCAGGACGGGAGACGGATGGCGGAGATCAGGCCGCGCGGTTTCTGGTCGGGGACGATCGAGGTCAGCGAGGACATTCAACACTCCTACAACCCCGAGACAAAGGAGGTGGAGAAGAACTGGAACGTGCGGGTCTCCTGGGGTTCCGGCGGTACCGACGGGACGCTCGATGACATCCGGGCGGCGGAGAACTTCAGCAGGGCGATGGACCACGCGGTGATGCTCGCAAAGATCTGGAAGATGGAACGCAAAGATTCTTGAGCGGGGGAAAGGAAAACGAAGATGAAAATCCAATTCGTCCTGAACCACAAGGGGACACCATCCGGAAAGCTGGCTGACGTCGAGATCCTCTTCGAGGAGGGGTTCCTCGCCGGCCTCAAGCTGGGGGGATGCTCCATCTGGCGGCCATTGAAGGGGGACGCGCCGACCGTGCTCGTCACCTCTCGCTCCTACGCCACCG includes these proteins:
- a CDS encoding helix-turn-helix domain-containing protein; the encoded protein is MSKPATFGERLREIRKSRNLTQRDLAEKVAARLKADDRRGFDFTYLSKIENDKTPPPSVAAILQLARILETDADELIALAGKVPPEFGETLKGSEAARIFYRSALNAALTEEDWKSLLHELIQRTKVRGDYKKPGN